In Cyprinus carpio isolate SPL01 chromosome A5, ASM1834038v1, whole genome shotgun sequence, the sequence TGCTCATACCGCTGATGACGGACAGAGTGTCATCATCAGCACCCACCTGCAGAGAGTTCCGGTAGGAGATGAGCGGTAACCAGCAGTCGTCCCTCTGCAGGGCCATCTGAAAGGTCATAAACCGCTCTAGATACAGGTGCCTGATGGGAGAGATCAGacatcaaacaaacaacatacgTATACTTCAATAGAGATACTAATTTAAAAGACAGAACACCATTAACCTTCAGAGACCCAGCGTAGCAAAATTTCAACATctgtatatttaacaaatatgggTAAAAACTACACATAACAGTAGCTGAAACTGAAATTTATCACAACAACAGCTTTAGtgggaaaacaaaaatgcatattatCTGCCAGAGTCACAAGAATGCTGTCAACATGCTTTTCAAACCAATTTATCTATTTagaaagttattatatttatttatatatgtctaGTGATGGGAAAAGGCTTACATGCCCGGAAATTTTGAACATACaaacatttagaaacattttttctaagagtagaaaaaaatgcaatgctggCATTAGGTGTCAAACTTTATTCTACTGTTTTTACACAATGAAGCCTATTCAATGAAtggtacaaaaacattttttcagctgttttctgGGCCGTTTTGTCATTAATGTCTCACTGACAaaacaatatatgtttttaatagttttcaatttgaatacagTATTTAAGTCAAACTTGgttcaaatgtattatttttaaaatatatttgtgtgctGGATTGTGTTGTGAAGTACAAGCTTTTACTCTATTAACAAACAGTGGAAAAATTTAGCTGAAGGCAAAGTATTTTTGCAATCTTTTTCCATATAATACCTCAATGCAAACTGTACCTAAGTGAAATTGTTTTTATAACTAATGGCTtcttaaaaatattgcattatatatataaatacatgggTCTCTGAGGAATCTGAGACAGCAGGGATGTGAGTGTCTTACACAGTCTTCTTGTCTTGCCTCAGTAGTTTGGAGGAAAACTCACTGAGGATGTCAAGGAATGCAAGGTTGAGAGGTGGGCCACCCTCCCCCTGTGGACTGGGTTCTTTAAAGGCAAATTCTATTCCATCCCTAAAACACAGATAACACATACTTAGTGACTCTGTTACAAAGACATATAGGGACTCTGTTGCTGCTTTTCCATCAAAATATTTCTAATGCTAATGCTGGCGCAAGAATTTAATTCTGATATGaaagttttaaatacattaaatatagttttacacAGACAGGGTATAGAAAGTGGCTGGAGCAGCCATCCAATGAATCCAGATCAGGAAACAGAACACCGTTGGGGCTTACAGCAAGTGTGTTTGAATTTACTTACTTGTGGAGCATTGCAATCGCCTCTCTGGTTTTGACTTGATCAAGTCCAAACGTGAGCGAGAAGCGTCGGGCCAGTTCTTTAATCCCACAGAATGCAGATGTGGACCGATCAAAGTTACATCCCAGATCACTCAGCATCTCATTAAACAGCTGAAACACAAACATCACACTTGTGTTACGCAGAGTTGCTGGCAGAGCTGGTCTGTATACGGAGGGAAGTGCCATCTCACCTGCTGCAAGCTGAGGATCAGAGTCTTGGCACACTGAATCTTGTCGATCTGACGTGCTTTACTCATGGTCTCCTTAATGATATCACCGTAATCATTATAGTActacacacagacagaaacagagagtCAATAGAAGCAACAAGTAAGAAACACAAAGGACTTTTACAACATGAGTAGGACTCACTCTCATGTACTGCTTGAAGATATCTGCTCCTGTCTTCATGTCCACCACGTTGTAGATGACCAGTTTGCAGAAGGCAGCCAATAAATTCCTGCGTCTGTGGAGCGCCTCAATCTTATTAGCCTCATCATCTGCAAGACACATTCAAAAATGAATGTTAGGGGAAGAAAAAAGCCAATAGCCAATGATTGTGCAgaatataataagaataagaataaaatataaaaaaataaatatataaaaaacacaagcaaagaaaaaaaatgtaatataacggccaaacatttgactggtagtgtgttaagtttttttcacaaatgttaaGCGTTTCTAAATGCTCATCATTGAAGGTCCATCACCTAATTTCTGCTCTAAAAGCAGCATCAAACTGTTTCCTCAGCGGTTTCTTAAAGgcaaagttcactcaaaaattaaaattctgtcatcatttactcaccctcatgtaatttcgAACACATAAGACTTAATTAAGGttaattttcaaaatgcaattaagatatttttaatgaaacctgtgCGGTTTCTGGCCCTCCATTGAAAGgccaggtaaccaaaacttagaagATCCAAAAAGTTAACAAAGGCATCGTAAAACAAATCCATGTATATGCAAATTGCATCAAACAATTATCAAACAACAGTCCCGCTCCAAACTCAAACCATTTGATGAGCCATATTGCTATGTCAGGCtgctgaattttttatttgttgctgtTAGTTGTGCACAATATTACTCTACAAATGACAAAACTACACATTACAAGTCGACAGCTGATCATGCCTCTGGAGCATAGACAGCATATATGTGGTTAACTAATCAAATTCACACAGTAGTGCTTCACACTGCCACCTTGGAGTGAATCAGAGCAGTTTCTGTCCTGTTTGTCATTTACCTGTGCTGCTGTCCTCATCCTGGTCAACAAACACATGATCTAGTATGAAGTTGAGTAGTTCGCTCTGTAAGGATGCATCTGGACTGAACACCAAGGGCTCTAAAGCTTCCCGCCCTGACGCCACAATCTGATAACTAAAGATCAGAAGTGCATCACAGAGAATGGTGAAGGCctgcaacacacaaaaacacaccgtTCATTTTCCCAGAATCCCCTATACATGAATGGACGTAGGGGCTTGGTGTGGGAGGTCAGACTCACCTGTTCTTTGACAACAGTGCTGATACTATTCAGGTACCTTTGACACATCATACAGAAGGCTCTCACCTGCCTCCGCAGCAGCACCATGTCATCCTGAAACGGGACGAGAGTGTTACTAAACACTCACAAATGACTGACTCAACGCAGGTTTgggcttgtatgtgtgtgttgtacctTACTGGCACTGCCCTCCGAAACCTTAGCTAAGTGCCAGAGTATGACATAGTGAGTGCACTGGAGTGCATGAGCCACGATCTGTAAAGacagaacaaaacagtaaaatcaaATACATGACCCACAGACCAAATATGACCTGAAGAAATCTATTAAGGCCTGCTTTTAGGGAAAactttttttactgaaaatttgaaaaaagGCCTgcttttagggaaaaaaaaaaaaaaaaaaaaaaaaaataaatatatatatatatatatatatatatatatatatatatatatatatatatatatatatatatatatatattttcttttatttttttttttcacacacacacacacacacacacacataacaaaagTGCTacatattccacaaaaaaaaaaaaaaaaaaaaaaaaaaaaagtacaagaatTAACCAAAAGCTCTGGTAAAAAGGTGGGTTTTAAGGCCGCATTTAAAATCATCCACAGTCTGTGGAGTCCTCAAATGGTCCGGGAGAGCAGTGTGTTCACCACATTTGTACACTTAGCAGCAAgaaaaccaaaacttttattaaaattctgaatggattaaaTGTAGCCAAAAAAGCACACAAAGAGCGCTCCCTTAATAATCACTCATTTCAGTTTATTGCAATCTCAGAAAATTCCGTTATAATCAACGAATCTTTCTACACTGCACAATAATTGTTATTTACCTGGTGTCTACAATTAGCTTATTATAATGAGAGGGTTTGCAAGCTTGGAGAACTCAGGACTGAACGAAACTCTGGTGTTTTAAGTGGTGAGTGGATTCTGAATAACtgaaacacctctgattggccattgcattccagATGTCAAAAGATATGCCTTTGATTTGCTACAATGTTCAACGCTGCAAAAACATGTTGTGAATAAAAACCTCTGATGCTGTCCAGAACGCAAACACAGAGAGTCAGATACGCACTGGAGTCTGCCACttaatttcattttgttgtttatgtttattttgttattaaagttacGTTTGCCAGTTCCCGGTTCATTCTTCCCAAAGTCTTGAACTTtgttacatacatatatacatttccaTAAATCATTGTGATGACCCGTTTTTTTAGTCTTGCGACCCAGGGTTTGAAAACCATTCCTTGTATGGGCCCTTCTCCAGGAAAACCGCGCACACATCAATCCGAGCAAGAGCAAGAGCAAGAGCATACTCATCAACATGCTTCATTCAGGTTACAGACGTTGTCAGCAGTGCTGCACAGGACTTGCTCAAGAaggatttgtcattttgtttttagaccaTGAAATCAACGATTTccccaaagaagtgtgtttttggttgtgagggaaagataaccATGTTCAGTgtctcccccccccccaaaaaaacagtgtttttcaactcaagattaacatgagactggcagaaactgtgtgtgttatgtcccctttaaggtTTCTTATCCAGCCAAGACCACTGAATAGTTTTCTCcttttgatttaaatttcttaattatgaatttatgtaAGTAAATGTTATCTAAATGCATCTGGggaatgaaaaaagtaaaatcagTGTGCTCAATTTACACTGTTACTGGTCATTAAAACAATATAAGTTGATCATTTAGCTGCAGAAGAGCATGTATTAGGCATGTAATCCAGCCAGTGAACTAAAATGAGTTATCTCCCTGGGTCAGTAGTCTGTACCTGCTCAGGCATATCCCCGTTTTGTAGGCCAGAGTTCAGAAGTTTGTAGTTGCTGGTAAAAAGGTCCCATTTAGTGAGGTCATGGGCACTGCAGggagcacaaacacagacacacacagttatGATGAAGAAAGTCCTCTGTCTACAAATGAACCACACAAAACatgtacagatttttttatttaactctaaaatcaaaagaataaaataaaaataattttttagttttctaaaaaattttaatttctcagTTTTAGAGACAAAGTGTGTTCTTACTTGTGGAAGGCTGTGATTCTTTTGAGTGTTGACAAAACTTGATAGGCATCATCTTCATCAGGCTCCTCTCCCTTTAAAGAAACAACGCCGTTAAAGTTGAAACTTGTGAAATTACAAAGAACTGTTAtcaaactacaacacacacagaaaattacCATACACATACCTCCTGCAGGATGTCCTCCAGTAGACGGTGGAACTTATCGACCTGTTCGTCAAGTATCTGGCTGCGGACAATATCTACGCGGTTATAGATGGTGAAATCCTCATTGCACAGTGCATGGAATGTCATGGAACATGCCTCTAATACATCTTTTTCTGTGTGCTTCTCCACCACATCACGGACTTGACGCAGCAAAGCATCCAGATGCTGCAGCACATCAGCAAAAGAATTACTTAgaactaatatataataaaacaataacaatcaatcattttttttgtcagtacTATTGGAAACTTTCTTCATGTTAAAGTAACTCCACAAAGTAACAAACccatattttataacaatatttccGGTACTATGTGGTACaatgttttttgtgtatgtgaatAATTACCTTCTCCAGCCGACCGGTTGTATAGATCTCCAGATCAAAATACTGAGGAAACTGCAACAGATTAGTGACCTTCTCTGGGTCCACTGAatactgagagaaagagaaagaaaaaagtttgagAGACAGTTTGTTCAGAAATCAATTGGTTTGCATGTGGACTGTTGCTTTATGCCCAAAAAGTCAATCAATACCGCAATTAAATTTTTCATGCaaacccaaaaacacacacaaagtgttGAAGATTAATGTCCGTAATTaatttttacacaattatttacatttgtttgttattCAACTGATGCATTACACACTATCTGGCAAGGCAGAGAATTACTTACTTTAGCGAGTAACAGAGGCAGAGCCACAGCAAACGTTTCTGTGATCTTTGTTCGATCATCCAGCTGGGTTTTCTTCTCTTTAGCAGTTAGAACCTGTGCCAGAATAAGAAACAGCATACGCATTTGAAGCAACATAGAAAATGAggaaataatgacataatttttttaaggttGTTTTAGAAAATTATTTGATCTATTTCCTTTAAGTGGCATGGACAGAtagtttgaaaatatttgtggGTGCATGTGTGTACAGGTTTGGCTGCAGATTGGCTAGAtccaaagttttgaaaatgtcctcccaaatacagtacagtaaaaatgtCAAGAACATAAGAACTAGTCCTCtctatttaaaaagaacaatcaGCCAGTGATGAAACAGAAATAGTGACAGACTGTTTCCTCTGTATTATGATGTACATCAGAGTGAAACAGATTAtcgaaaaagaaaaagtatagaatagggacttggttctatccatcACAGTGTTTCCCATAAATAAGCCCAGGTAAATTGCGACCCACCAAGGGAGAAAAAATTCAAATTCCACTTTATGAATTTCTGTATTTTCTGACCTTGGTTGGATGTAAATTGCGTAAAACTGTAGCGTGCTTCATCGACTCTTCATCCAATGCAGCAAATTGGATCAACCAGCGTTTTccttacattgatttatttgtggcagcCCTCCACAATATCCATATTGACCACCACAAGCGACTTTAGTACTATATTAAGCAACTTTCAGACATTTTTAGCAACTTTTTTGGATAAACCTTAGCTATCATTCAGTTAGAAGATTTCGTTGGCACTGCCCCGCGAGCATGAAGTCTGACTTTCCCGCCACAGTATCACCTCTCCCGGCGTCTATTCTGTGCAGTGAGCCACAGCAGAGAAGCAGCACATTCGGTTGGCCGTACAGCAGCCATCTCGTCAATAAATGGGTATAAAGCAGCGTTTCCAAGCACATCAATTATTGTTTGGgcttaataaaatatgaacatatttcATCTGTTAATATACACATAGTTAGACGCAGGCAGTGCACTGCATGagacaaaaaagtaatatagccAAAACCACCGCAAATAGTCGATCTTTAGTGTAGATGTATGTTGATTTGACGATGCAGcaattataaatcaggatttaaaGAGTAAAGTGAAAGCGACTCCTGGTTAACATGTAGCATTAATGGGTCGTGTTCAGTCACTATTTATACTTGCTTTATGTATGACaacagaaaatatgtaaatggGAACAGCTTTATTAGGCATTCAGTTGTATTACAGTATGTGACAGTTCAGAGAGTAGAATAGATCTGAAGTGCCAAACTTGTCTGAATGCAAACCTGACGCAATGATgtcataaatatgctaattaatgtGTGACATCACCTGCCGCCAcaagtctcacaaaatcctgtgggaaacactgcatcaAGTTGTTGACTAGATGGCGGCAGATCTGAATGTATGCTTTTAGCCAATTTTACAAAACATGCAGGGTATAAGTGGACCAGCACACATtaccagaaaaaagaaaaaaaaaattatttgaaatgaacaaCATGCATGAATGATCCGCAATAAgataaataacatacatttacaaaaataggGTAAATAGTTTATTTCATGCCTGGATTTAACCCAGTAATAACTTTTTGGATTAGGTTCAGGGTCAGGAGCTTAGAAAATATCACCTCTGTGTAAAAAGCTTTGCATCTTTAGGACGTCCTCACCAATATGGCGATACcaaaatgttgtttgtgtgtgtgcctgtgtctTACCCTTTTGCCAGGACCTCGTCCGATAGGTGGGTGACACTCACAAGTCTGTCTGACAGCACAGAGCATGATCTCAATCAGAGCAGCTTCCTGAGCGTCAGTGAGGGCTGAAACACACGCATCATGTGTTTGAGTAGTTTaggcaaataaatatttttagccaAATTCTTATCCAGAAACAAAAAACCCTGTGAGAGATGAAAGTGAGTGGATTTGATAGCCATGTACCCTCCTCTCCAGGGTAAGGTTCATCCAGCAGCAGGCTGATCATACTCTCCCAGTCCTTCAGCAGCTCTGACGCACAATCCCACAAGCTGTCCACCAGGTAGGCGCCGTGCTCATGCAgctaaaacacaaacattcataaTATCTTAAAAAGCCAACCTAATCTCTCACAGTTTGTTCAGTTACTTCATGCATTTGTTGTGTATTCAGAGGGAtaaagtatgcaaaaaaaaatattttctctcatttttaagGTAATCTATCTGCTTTTGTTTCAGTCTGTTCTCATACAATCTGCTGGCATCAGAAAAGGAAAATACGAACTTGAAATGCTAAGATCTGCTCAGTCAAAATTTTAATATAGCGAGACATCAAGAAGTGACATTAATGGCTGAGCACATCAAGCACACCTCACTCTCCAGAAAGAACAAGACAGTTGTTCTGATGAGGTTAGCATTCAAACACTGTCTGCCTCTCCTGGGCCGCCCCTCATCCTCTGGACCATGATGACTGAATAACCTGTAAACACAACACCAGTGGAATCAGTGAGCCATGGTGAGCAGCAGATGCATTATGGATAAGAACTAATGTGGCAAATAtgtttaaaggggtggttgatcagcttttttcaaaggcttgattgtgtttatggggtgcagtgttatatatatttatgcttcatttaaaaaaaaaaaaaaaaagagcattattttcacatattttacctttattctacaccgcTATTTCTGTTCTTGTCAAAACAGACTGTTGAGTTCCTGGTTCTATGAGTGCAGCACAGAGAGCTATACTGGTATTATAATTTTAAGGAACCgagttaaaataaattttaaccatttttaaccAACAAAGAGGACCTGCAATCAGGGTGAAAATAACAACGTTTCGATAGATTGGAAACAACACTCTACTacaacaactcttcctcttctctaaagcagcccaacatggcctcgcccccttttcTTGCATGTTCCCGGGGCAGGATTTATGTAGATTttagggtttgtgatgtcacaaacccaggaagaagtttgttgtagtccctaccaggctttttttgtagtccttaaacagcaatttcttcaaaagaaaatatctccctttgcattgaactttgaACATTGTAACTTTGCAGGTGTCGTTTATGCCctaacagcaacattacataCTAACctaagttaaaaaagtgaaatagtAATAAACCACCCCTTTAATTACCCTGGTATTTAATGAAGCAAAGACTATATTGCTATGATATAAAAAACTGTGGCATTTACTTTTTGTAGAGAAACTCCCCTGCTGCCACGGCAACTGGTCGGTGGGCAGAGTAAACCAAGTGATAGACGCTCTCACAGTCTTCAGCTGTCAAAACTTCATCATTACTCCTGTgagcacaaacaaacaattacataGTGAACTGgacacatctttaaaaaaaaaagttaagactctgaATGATGAACGATCAATGCTGTACTCACTGCAGAGCCAGTGTCAGCAGCTTAATTGCCTGAACAGCAACATCATATTCCTTATCCAGAGTCATGGACACAATTCGATCCTTCAGAGAAAAGGAATGAGAACTGTcagtaagaaaaaagaaatgggGTTGCCATAGCAAGTGTCCTGGTGAAAGACTAACCTTGAAGCGGCTGGTGAAGAGTTCCAGTCGGGCGTTGAGTTCTCTGCTATAATACAAACCCTGAAGAGCTGTAAGACACTTCAGACGAACTTCACCTTGCTGGagattgaaaaataatataaatgaaggAGACATGAGATGGaatgctgtttatttgtttattttttacctgCATATAACAACCAatcagtgtgaatgtgtttgtgctaCCTTATCATACATGGTCCAGCCCACGTACTTCAGGTAACTGTCATTAAGAAAAGCATCACTGTACATCTTCATCCACATACCAATCTCTTCAATGCAGACAACCCTGATCTCAGCAATCACATCCCTGCaaacaaatatgtgaaaaatataaacaGCTCTTTTCAAAGACTGagtgatcattttaaaatatgaattgatTGAATCAGTCAGTTAATTATTGGGATGTTTGCTCACCTGTATCTGTGGATAAATACTCCTTTAAAAATGGCATTCATCATGTTCTCAATCTCATCCTGGTTTTCCTGAAGctaataaatacaaaagaacatGTTTGAATCaggttttacagtatatatatgtgtatgtgtgtgtgtgtgtgtgtgtgtgtgtgtgtgtgtatcacctCCTTGCGTTTTTGAAGAAGGAGCTCCAGGCGTTCATTGGCTCGTTTCCCGATGCTCTTGTTGCGCTCTGTCTCGTATTGTCTTTGTGTGTTGTCCAAATTGATGCTCAAATTCAGAGCAACATTCACCAAAGCGGTCATCAGTTTCATGGCTGAAATACAGTGAATTAACTGTAGGGTTAGATTGTATAATTCATACCTTTATCAATAAGAAAACATTGACAGTAAACGGAATGACAATATTCATGACACAATCGTATGTTTATGCTGCAGAAGTAGTGGAAGTATGTATTCGGAACATTACACAGTACCTAGTCTTAAGTCACCCACCTGCCAGGGTGCTGGTGTGTCTGAACGCTCTGACCTGTGAGTCTGAGAGGCCGGTGAGGAGAGAGATGACCGTGTCCATCATGTACTCATCATAGATGATGCTGTACTGGCACTGTCGGACCAGGACCGCGATGAACTCACACAAGCTTAATTTAAACTTCTTCCACACCGGACCTGCCATCGCCAGTGGATAATCACCACTGTCCTgaacacacgcacagacacacacactctttttacatatacatttacagtatCTAATCTCCTCCATGCCAGAATACAAACtgttttacatataataaatactaCCCACGAAAATGTCTGTGGTATGAACACATTGACAAACCTCATCAAACTCTTCGGTCATTTTCCTGATGATCTCAGAATTCTGCATGTGTCGAAACATCTCGGAGCTCACCGCAcctataacaaacacacacatttaataagaCAGTATacacttaaattacattaaattatttacacctagagaacacaaaaacacacacacacctttacagCCAGAGCAGTGGATAAAGAAGTTGATGAGTTCCAGCAGGGCAGGGTCTCTGTCTGTCTTATAGGACTCAATCCAGTCATCAACCActgactgcagagagagagagagagagagagggaacacACACGTGCTCAGTTAAACCTTTCCTACACACACAGCCTACACAGAAAGCATGCATTGCAGTTAGATCTGGATATAATAGCCAACtacaaaaaacactgatttactcAGATGATACATCTGAGCGCTTTGAGACAGAAAGCATGTATGTCTGTGAATGAATACAGTGTGACGGACCAGTGTGTATCTgaagttgtttgtgtgtttgctacCTGTGTGGCACTCTTGCCCAATTTGATAATCTCAAACAAGCTGAGATTCTCCATGTCATTCTCCTGATGGTGGCCATTTACCCGACCTCTCACCTCTGACCCCTTCAACTTCTCTCCAAGGGTCTTCTTCCCCTTCTAGACACAAACagtaaaaagaaaggaaaatttcATTAAACAAGCTAGTACTCATTTAAGGGCTgcacaacattttgtttaaaaaactgaattgcGATTTTTCTGATAGAAAATTCCCATTGCAATTTAAAGCACTACTTAAAAAAGCTCCAGGTCTGCCCTGCTTGTTTGGCCAAACATTtgactatatataaatatggtggcaataataatagaatagaatagaatagaatagaataatagaataatagaattactattattattattattattattataaagacaaaataaggaatattattactgtaatatttcactgcaaatgtaagtataataatataataataactattattatcattattattattttattgtgcaactctttaaatttttttcaaaccTTAAACATTAAGCTTTTACTTTGGTAAACAAAGcccttaaatggatagttcacccaaaaatgaaaattctgtcattaattactctccttTGTGTtgctccaaacccgtaagacctacgctcatcttcgaaacacaaattaagatatttttgattcattctgagagctctctaaccctcccatagacagcaagggtactaccacgatcaaggtccagaaacgtagtaaggacatcagtaaaatactCCATGTGACATCCgtagttcaaccgtaattttatgaagctaaaagaatactttttgtgtgcaaagaaaacaaaaataacaactttgttcaacaattctgctcctcctcatccagtctgctgtggcttgcctccattttggagagtatcacgatGCATACGTGCACTTCCGCTTCGTGTAAACAACTCATGCGCGTGCTGACGCATGTCCGTGTTGAAGTAAGCAGCAGCGCAATGAACATGCATTGTTTCCACAAAGCAGAAGTGTGCGCATGCgtcgtgatactctccaaaatggaagCAAGCCACAGCCGactggatgaggaggagaagaattgtcgaacaaagtttttatttttgttttctttgcccacaaaaagtattcttgttgcttcgtAAAACTATGGGTGAACTacagatgtcacatggactatttcacTACGTTTCTGGAAcctgatcgtggtagtacccttgctgtctatgggagggtcggagagctctcagaatgcatcaaaaatatctaaatttgtgttctgaagatgaaagaaggtcttatgggtttggaacaacttgagggagagtaattaatgaattttcatttttgggtgaaatatccctttaaatcttctcttttgttgacaacagctgGTTTAAAGACAGTTAGATGCAACTCAAACCAAAAGCACATGCAGAGATGAGTTGCAGTAATTTCTGCAAACCACCCAGAGACACTCATAAGCtgcacatttgtaaaaaaaaaaaagaatgctgtgCTTCATTCTGAAATGcactgatttatttaattaaatcacgttttgtttttattccgattaatcatgcagcccttcTCATACCTGTTTAACAGCATATCTGAAAACTGACGGGGTGATAAATAAGAATTGAATGCCTTTCTTCAAGCTCACTGGCTGATAAGTACCTTCCCTTTCCCAAGTTTGCCATTCCGGCCCTCAAAATCTTCAAGATCGGTGTCCAAGAGCCGAGCGTATCCTTccctaaacaaacaaaatgcaccAGTGATTAGAGCAGTCTGTATGTGGACTGTGGAGTATTTCAGGTGTATATATTCTACAGGGGCCTGTTTCAGtaaggaggttcaaccaactcgGAGTTGAATTTACCATGAGATGGGAAAGGTTTTCGGGCTCAGAACAGCTGAACTGAGTTAGTTCAATCAACTCTGAGTATGTTGACTGAGTTTAGTGCGTTAGTGTGTGtcgtgattggcagcactcggcacctggtcggaaaaatgtcatgccccttaccatagccccCTGCCCTGCTGCGaagttcagtgtaaatattgtgccaaaatcaaattaatttgagcacgatttaaacctggatgattgtcaccactctaagttcgtctgtcttggaaaagctagcgtgtctccaacatcgtgataacactcgttgctttctctagtgcagctcaaccaggtctcgtcccattcgtctgtatttgtgatatcacaaatcccagaaaatatgcgttgtagttcAAACAAGTCGTTCATTGTAGTTTAGGGGTGGACCAACCTGTA encodes:
- the LOC109084596 gene encoding cohesin subunit SA-2-like, with the protein product MIAAQDLQTDFLQEGYARLLDTDLEDFEGRNGKLGKGKKGKKTLGEKLKGSEVRGRVNGHHQENDMENLSLFEIIKLGKSATQSVVDDWIESYKTDRDPALLELINFFIHCSGCKGAVSSEMFRHMQNSEIIRKMTEEFDEDSGDYPLAMAGPVWKKFKLSLCEFIAVLVRQCQYSIIYDEYMMDTVISLLTGLSDSQVRAFRHTSTLAAMKLMTALVNVALNLSINLDNTQRQYETERNKSIGKRANERLELLLQKRKELQENQDEIENMMNAIFKGVFIHRYRDVIAEIRVVCIEEIGMWMKMYSDAFLNDSYLKYVGWTMYDKQGEVRLKCLTALQGLYYSRELNARLELFTSRFKDRIVSMTLDKEYDVAVQAIKLLTLALQSNDEVLTAEDCESVYHLVYSAHRPVAVAAGEFLYKKLFSHHGPEDEGRPRRGRQCLNANLIRTTVLFFLESELHEHGAYLVDSLWDCASELLKDWESMISLLLDEPYPGEEALTDAQEAALIEIMLCAVRQTCECHPPIGRGPGKRVLTAKEKKTQLDDRTKITETFAVALPLLLAKYSVDPEKVTNLLQFPQYFDLEIYTTGRLEKHLDALLRQVRDVVEKHTEKDVLEACSMTFHALCNEDFTIYNRVDIVRSQILDEQVDKFHRLLEDILQEGEEPDEDDAYQVLSTLKRITAFHNAHDLTKWDLFTSNYKLLNSGLQNGDMPEQIVAHALQCTHYVILWHLAKVSEGSASKDDMVLLRRQVRAFCMMCQRYLNSISTVVKEQAFTILCDALLIFSYQIVASGREALEPLVFSPDASLQSELLNFILDHVFVDQDEDSSTDDEANKIEALHRRRNLLAAFCKLVIYNVVDMKTGADIFKQYMRYYNDYGDIIKETMSKARQIDKIQCAKTLILSLQQLFNEMLSDLGCNFDRSTSAFCGIKELARRFSLTFGLDQVKTREAIAMLHKDGIEFAFKEPSPQGEGGPPLNLAFLDILSEFSSKLLRQDKKTVHLYLERFMTFQMALQRDDCWLPLISYRNSLQVGADDDTLSVISGMSSRSSARSRRSKQPAASKRKLPEEESSCSSSDVSMWVNREQSGPHTPVMMSSPHIVSTVLRDTKKLCPEQGYMGVYSMSNETQHTPLQQPHQHMDYNSQVAWMMAQKQQQERASLQYGKMRGHIQHTIRRGSGLMEDDEEPIVEDVMMSSEERLDDLNEGMDFETMDIDLPPSKNRRERSELKPDYFDPASIMDDSVLNVSMF